The Caldicellulosiruptor acetigenus DNA window ATTTTCAGACAGCTTAAGATGCTGGATTCATATTTTGCTCTAATAATTCCATACGTTGCATTTTCGCTGCCACAGGCAGTGTTCCTGATGACGGGGTTTATAGGAAGTATTCCACGAGCTTTAGAAGAGTCGGCAATCATAGATGGTTGCGGTATATTTAGAATACTGTTTCAGATTATTCTGCCTCTTTCAAAACCTGCTCTTGTAACTATAACCGTTACAACCTTTTTAAATACATGGAATGAATTTATTATGGCAGCAACATACTTGACATCTGACAGATTCAGAACCCTGCCATTTTCAGTCTACAACTTTGCAGGTCAATATGCATCTAACTATGCAGTTCAGTTTGCTGTAATGACAATAGTAGCTCTTCCATCATTGATTGTATATATTGCATTAAATGAACAGGTCACAAAAGGGGTTACCTTGGGTGCTGTGAAGGGGTAAAAATTGAATTAAAAATTAACAATTATCAAGGGAGTAACTAAAGACAAGTTCGAACCAGGATCAAAAATAAAAAGAGCAGATTTTGTAGCGCTTATTGTAAGAACCTTAGGTATAAATATGGCTGTAGATGATAATTTCAGTGATGTATCTAAGGATGCATATTATTACAATGAAGTAGGTATAGCTAAAAAGTTGGGTATTGTAAAAGGAACAGGGAACAATAATTTTAAACCAGAAGATCCAATTACAAGAGAAGAAATGATGGTTATAATCAGCAGGGTACTTAATATCTGCAATGCTAAAGTCGAAAAAGGAGACAAAAACGAATTGGCAATTTATAACGATAGGGATATGATAAGTGAATATGCAATTGAAGATGTTGCAACTTTGATTAAGAATGGGATTATAAAAGGTTCACAAAATAATATAAAACCCAAAGCTATCACTACAAGAGCTGAAGCAGCAGTTGTAATATACAGGCTAGTAAACCTCCTCCTAAATTAATATAGATTTGTGAAGGGAGCATCTGTGGCACAGTCTTTTAAAAACAACCAATTGCCACAGGTGCTCCTCATTAATTTAAACTTGAAAAAATTTTTTAAAAACATACTTGACAAGGAAGTTATTTATGATATAATGATAACTGTAATGGGTTACAGTTTTAATTTTATTAATCAACATTAACAAATGATCTGCAAAGAGGTCTTAAGAAATGAAAAAAAATCGTGTCACCATTTATGATATAGCAAAGGAAGCAAATGTCTCAGTTGCGACTGTGTCACGAGTTATCAATAATAGTGGTCCGGTCAAAAAAGAGAAAAAAGAAGAAATATTGAGAATTATCCAGAAGTATAATTATACTCCTAATGTGTTGGCAAGAAGTTTAATTACCAATCAAACGAAACTAATCGGTGTTATATTACCAGATATTATAAATCCTTTTTTTAACCAACTATGTATAGAAGTCGAAAAGAATGCTCATCGACATGGTTACAATGTTATCCTTTGTAATTCATTTAGCAATTATGATTTGGAATCAGTCTATATAAGATCTTTGCTTGAAAAACAAGTAGATGCAATTGTATTCATGGCGGGCAGAATAACAAACTACAAGCTTAAAAAAAAGTACTTAGAAGAATTAGTTTTAGCGAAAGAAAGAACTTATATTGTTACAATAAATGGTATATATCAGGATGTCTGTAATTGCAATATAGTTACTGATGAAAAAAAGGGATTAGAAGAATTAATGCAGCTCATATCTAAGAAGGGATACAGAAAAGTTGGATTTATTTTGGGCGAAAAAAATATAAGTGCAACAGAAGATAAAAAAAGATGGTTTTTGGAATATGCCGAAATGTTTAATTTAAGAACAAGAAAGGAATGGTTGATAGAAGCGGGGTTTACATTTGAAGCTGGGAAAAAAGGCGCTGACTATATTACAAGTCAAGCAGAAATTCCTGAAGTAATTATGTGTGTGAATGATATTGTTGCAGTAGGTGCATTGAAAAAGCTTCAAGAAAAAAAATTCAAAGTCCCTGAAGACATAAAAATAACAGGGTTTGATGATATTGAAATAGGGAAATATCTTTCACCATCTTTAACTACTGTAAACCAAAACTATGAGCAGATAGGCAAAAAAGTTATAGAGGAAATCATAAAAAAGGATAGTAAAACAAAAACAATATTAATTCCTACAAAATTGGTTGAAAGAGAATCGTGCTGATAAAAAGTTTGTTTAAGTTTTATTAAGAAAAACAAAAAAAGAGGGAAAAATAACCCCTCTTTCAAAATGATAGTCAAAATCAAATTTTATATATACACACAAAACCCCATCTTAATTTTTATTATAGTTCAAAACCAGCGAAAAGTAAAGAAACAAAAAGAGGTGATGTAATGAAAAAGAGAGTTTGTAGAAAAATTCTGTGTTTTTTAATTGTAGTTGCAATTAGCTTTTACTTTTTAGTAGTGAGGAGAGATACTAATATGGTTTTAAGCAATGTGCAAGCAAGTCCCCAAAATTTAGAAATTTGGCTTACCACGGTTGACCAAAAAAATCTTCTTAAAAAGCAAAACACAAGTGATTTTGTTAAGAAAAATGTTAACAAATCAAAGTATATTATTAAGATTGACCCCAAAAAGAAATATCAAACCATGGAAGGTTTTGGTGCCTCATTAACAGATGCATCTGCATATCTTATTGCTAAGGTATTACCAGAGAATGAAAGAGAAAAAGTCTTAAAAAAACTTTTTGATTACAAAGAAGGTATAGGAATCTCTTTTTTGAGGCAACCTATGGGAGCAAGTGATTATGCAACAAAGATCTATTCTTACGATGATATGCCAAAAGGTGAAAGTGATTTTGAAATGAAACATTTTAGCATTAATCATGATAAGGAATACATAATCCCACTTTTAAAAAAGGCGGTGCAAATTAATAAACAGTTAAAGATTATGGCAACTCCTTGGAGTCCGCCAGGATGGATGAAGACTACAGATAGTATGATAGGAGGTAGTCTTTGGCCAGATTGCTACGAAGCATATGCAAATTATTTTGTTAAGTTTATCAATGAGTACAAAAAAGAAGGAATAGAAATATATGCTATTACACCACAAAACGAGCCATTGTATGTGCCACCTCACTATCCGGGGATGTCCATGAGCGCAGAAGAACAGGCAGAATTTATAAAGAATTATCTTGGTCCAGCTTTTAAGAAAAATAATATAAAAACTAAGATATTATGCTATGACCATAACTGGGATGTTCCAGAATATGTTATGACAGTTTATAAGGATAAAGAGGCGTATAAATACATTTCAGGTTCTGCTTGGCATTGCTATGCAGGAAGTCATGAGACAATGACCAAAATTCATAACCTTTTTCCAGACAAAGAGATTTGGTTTACGGAAGCATCAGGTGGTGAATGGATACCAGCATTTGAAAAGGCTTTTCTTGACCAAATGATGCATGTTATACGTGCACCAAGAAACTGGGCAGAGACAGTGGTGTGGTGGAACATAGCACTTGATGAAAATAACGGACCAACAGTTTTACCACATAGTACTTGCCGCGGTTTAGTTAAAATTGAGCAGAAAACAAAGAAGGTCATATACAATGTAGATTATTATACTCTTGGCCATATAAGTAAATTTGTGAAACCTGGAGCTGTTCGAATAGATTCAAATACCTACCAAAACGATTTAGAAAATGTTGCATTTTTAAATCCTGATAAATCTGTAGTGCTTATAATATCCAACAGAACATCTGAAAATAAAATTGCAACAGTTCAATACTTGAACAAAAATTTTAATATATATATTCCAGCAAAAGCAGCCATGACTTTGTGTTGGAAGTAATAGTTTGATATGGAGGTATATATAGATGAGTTCTAAAAGCAAATCTAATGCTTGGAAAACATTTAAACAGAATAAAACACTAGTTATTATGAGCCTTCCCGCAATAGTTTTCTTTTTCATTTTTTCCTATATACCAATGCCAGGCATTTACATTGCTTTTACAGACTATAGATATGACCTTGGAATATTTAAAAGCCCATTTGTTGGATTTGAAAATTTCAGGTTTTTGATTGAATCAGGAGATTTATTGAGACTTGTGAGAAATACAGTCTTGTATAACATTGCTTTTATATTAGTGGGTAATATATTTCAAATATTTTTGGCACTTCTTCTAAATGAAATAAATAATAGAACGTATAGAAAGATTACACAATCTTTTATGCTTCTTCCGCATTTTATTTCATATGTGCTGGTAGGACTTTTTGTCTACAATGTTATGAATTATGATTATGGACTGTTAAACATTTTATTAAAGAAAGTGGGTTTAAATCCTATTCCTACTTATTCTAATCCAGATATATGGCCGTATGTGCTTGTTGCAGTAAATCTATGGAAAAATGCAGGGTATGGTTCTATTATTTATTTTGCAACATTGACATCTATTGATCCAGAGATTATCGAATCTGCTATGATTGATGGTGCATCTCATGTCCAGAAAATAAGATATATTTTGCTTCCATTGCTCAGACCTACTTTTGTTATCTTACTTTTATTTTCTCTTGGTGGGATTTTGAGGGGAGATTTTGGACTCTTCTATAATGTTGTAGGTGCTACAAATGCGCTTTTGTATGAAAAAACAGATATTATTGAAACATTTGTTTTTAGATCATTGGTCAATGATTTCAATTTTTCCATGGCAAGTGCAGTAAGTTTTTTCCAGTCAGTATTTGGATTTTTCTTAGTAGTATTTACAAACTGGCTTGTTAAAAAGATTGAACCTGATTATGCGTTGTTCTAAGAGCAAAATCTTTATTAGCTCTTGGTCAGGAGGAAAATAAAAATGGAGAGAATAGAAAAATCTGCATCATATAAAATGTCAGCATCAGATATAAACTTAAAAATTTTAGCATATACAGTTGTGGGAATTTTTGCATTGATATGCCTTATTCCATTTGTTGTTATGACCTCATCTTCTTTTAATTTAGAGAGCGACATTATAAAAAACGGATATTGTTTATTTCCGCGCAAGTTTTCGCTCTTAGCATATAAAGTAATATTCAGTGCCCCTGATAGACTCATTGGTTCTTATATCTTGACAATTTGCAACACCCTGCTTGGGACTACAATAGGACTATTTTTGATATCAATGACAGGATATGTTCTACAAAGACCGGACTATGCATATAGAAATGCTATATCATTTTACATTTATTTTACTACACTTTTTTCAGGTGGACTTGTACCATACTATCTGCTGATAACAAGAGGATTGCATCTAAAAGACAATTATTTGGTGCTTTTAATTCCTGGTCTAATGAATCCATGGCTTATTATTCTAATGAAAAACTTTATGAAGTCAATTCCACATGAAATAACTGAATCGGCAAAAATTGATGGGGCAGGAGACTTTACAATATTTATCAAGCTAATACTTCCTCTTGCTAAACCTGCTCTTGCAACTGTTGGACTGTTTTTAGCACTGGGATATTGGAATGAGTGGTTCAATGGAATGCTCTTTTTATCCACAACAATGAAATACAAGCCTTTGCAGCTTTACTTATATGAAATTATCACCAAAGCAGATATGCTCAGAAATACACCTGCAAGCAAGTATATTCCACCACAAAATCTACCGACAGAAACTGCAAAATTGGCAACTGCTGTTATTGCGACAGGTCCGATTGTGCTTGCATATCCATTTGTTCAGAGATATTTCATAAAAGGTATTACTATTGGTGCTGTAAAAGGTTAAGGTATTGGCTTCAATTCCCTGAATGGCTGAGGGAATTGAAAATAAATTATAAAATTAATACTTACAGGAGGTGTTATTTAATGAAGATTAAAAAGCTTGTGGGAATTTTCGTTGTTTTAGCATTTTTGACTATAGTTGTATTGTCAAATGTCAATGTTTTGGGAAGTGTTAAAAAACCTTCTACCTATGTTGTAATTAAGTATTACGTAATGGGCGACCCACCTCAAAATGACCAGGTGCAAAAAGCTCAGGAAGAGTGGAACAAGATACTGAAACAGACAATTAATACTGGAATGGAAATTAAATTTATTGGGTGGGCTGATTGGTACACAAAATATAATCTGCTTCTTGCATCAGGAGAACCTCTCGATTTAGTTTATACTTCCTCAACATGGCTTAATATGTGGGGTAATGCTCAAAAAGGTGCTTTTAAAGAATTAGATGATTTACTTCCAAAATATGCTCCAAAACTATGGAAGCAAGTAAAGCCTGAAGAGTGGGACCAGGTAAGGTATAAAGGTAAAATAATTGCTGTGCCAGAAAATTTATTTACTCACTATGTCAACAATGGATTTGTCTACAGAGGAGACTGGGCTAAAAAGTTTGGCATCAAGCTTCCTATCAAAGATTGGTATACTTTTGGAAAGTACTTAGAAGGTATAAAGAAAAATCTACCTGGTGTAATTCCTTATGATGTAACTGGAAATTCAAGCAAAGCGTCTGAGTTATTTAGCGGCTGGGTAATATCAAATACAGATGCAGTTGAGCTTCCAATTGACACAGGTGGTCACAAACTATTTTGGGGCAAGTCGTATAAGGATAAATATACCCTTTATTCACCAGTATTTGACAAGACATTTGAAGAATATGCAAAACTTATGAAACAGTGGGCAAGCAAAGGATTCTGGCGCGAAGATGTTTTGAACTTTAAGGGTGATACTACACAGCTGCTATATGAAGGTAAGACCGGTGCTGAAAGAGCTCATCCCGATTCATTTAGTGGTTTAAGGCGAGAAATGGACAAGAGGCAACCTGGTTCTGATTTGCAGTTCTTCGCGTTTAGTGATACAAGAAACAACCTTGTAAAACAGCCAATAACCCAGGATGCTATTGCAGTGGGAAGATATAGCAAGTATCCAGACAGGGCATTGATGGTGCTTGAACAAATTAGAACTAATCAAAAGGTTTATAGGCTTTTGCACTATGGCCGTGAAGGTGTAAACTATTGGATTAAAGATGGGAAATATTATACTCCTCCAAACTTTGATTCAAATAAATATGGTTTTTGGACAAATGCATGGGGAACAAGGATAGATGCTTTCGTGCTACCGTCAATAAATGAATGGGAAGGTCTTAAGGAGTACTATGCAAGATACAACAAAATTGCAAAACCATATCCATATGGAAGACTTGTACTTGATTTAAAATCAATTCAACCCCAAATTGCTGCATTGTCTAATGTAACAAGCACCTTGGGAACAGCTATAAGTTTTGGAAAGGTAAATGACCCAGTAAAAGCTGTAGAAGAATATAGAGCAAAACTCAAAAGAGCAGGTTATGATAAGGTATTTAAGGAAATTCAACGCCAGCTATTAGAGTTTAAGAAACTTGAAACAGGCAAATAATGGTCCCGGCAAAATCAGCAATTACATTCAAATGGTATTAATTGGTTTTGTAGCGGGACACTTTTAACGGGTGTCCCGTGCCTATTTTTTTCAACAAAATTGAGACCTTTTCTAAAATTCAGTGTATTTACTCGAAAAAAGCTCTTGAAGTAGAATGAATATATATTCCAGCACTAACTCATTTAATTAGAAATCCAAAAGGGGGTAGAATTAAAGATGTTCAAAAAAATTGCATGTTACATAACCGCAAAGGATTACAATAGTCCTTTTCAGCAAGTAGACAATGTAAAAGAGTGTGAAAAAGTAGCAAAAGAGTCTGTTATAACAATTGAGCCATCCAGTACATTTCAAGAGGTAATAGGCTTTGGTGGAGCACTTACAGAGGCTGCCGCGGTAAATATACTGTCACTTTTACCACACCAGCAAGAAGAGATTTTAAGAGGATACTTTGACCCCAAAGAAGGGCTTGGCTATAAGCTTTGTAGAATCCACATGAACAGCTGTGATTTTTGTACAGGCAGCTACAGCTGTGATGATGTTGAAGGTGATACCGATCTAAAACATTTTAACATTGAAAGAGACAAAAAGATGGTAATTCCTCTTTTAAAAAGAATAAAGGAATATTGCAAAGACCTCAAAATCCTCGTTTCGCCATGGAGTCCGCCTGCATGGATGAAAACAAATGGTGATATGTGCCATGGTGGAAAGCTAAAAGATGAGTATAAAAAAACATGGGCAAGGTTTTTCTGCAAATTCATAAAAGCATACAAAGAAGAAGGGATTGATATATGGGCTGTAACAGTTCAAAATGAGCCGATGGCAACTCAAGTGTGGGAGTCGTGCATATACACAGCTGAAGAAGAAAGAGATTTTGTGAAGAATTATTTGGGGCCGACTCTTGAGGAAGAAGGACTTAGCGATATAAAAATACTTATTTGGGATCACAACAAAGACATCATATATGACAGGGTAAAAACAATTTTGAGTGACAAAGACGCTGC harbors:
- a CDS encoding carbohydrate ABC transporter permease; protein product: MARESSFNKKSRAVLLVVLGLFSIGQLFPLVWLIDFSLCKSGDVYGANILKIPNPPQFINYYVAWKDGKIPQFFINSVIVNVASVLLVVLFSLMMGYAFVRMEWKWSNKVLTYVLLGLMIPIHATLLPNFVIFRQLKMLDSYFALIIPYVAFSLPQAVFLMTGFIGSIPRALEESAIIDGCGIFRILFQIILPLSKPALVTITVTTFLNTWNEFIMAATYLTSDRFRTLPFSVYNFAGQYASNYAVQFAVMTIVALPSLIVYIALNEQVTKGVTLGAVKG
- a CDS encoding S-layer homology domain-containing protein: MAVDDNFSDVSKDAYYYNEVGIAKKLGIVKGTGNNNFKPEDPITREEMMVIISRVLNICNAKVEKGDKNELAIYNDRDMISEYAIEDVATLIKNGIIKGSQNNIKPKAITTRAEAAVVIYRLVNLLLN
- a CDS encoding LacI family DNA-binding transcriptional regulator; amino-acid sequence: MKKNRVTIYDIAKEANVSVATVSRVINNSGPVKKEKKEEILRIIQKYNYTPNVLARSLITNQTKLIGVILPDIINPFFNQLCIEVEKNAHRHGYNVILCNSFSNYDLESVYIRSLLEKQVDAIVFMAGRITNYKLKKKYLEELVLAKERTYIVTINGIYQDVCNCNIVTDEKKGLEELMQLISKKGYRKVGFILGEKNISATEDKKRWFLEYAEMFNLRTRKEWLIEAGFTFEAGKKGADYITSQAEIPEVIMCVNDIVAVGALKKLQEKKFKVPEDIKITGFDDIEIGKYLSPSLTTVNQNYEQIGKKVIEEIIKKDSKTKTILIPTKLVERESC
- a CDS encoding glycoside hydrolase family 30 protein gives rise to the protein MKKRVCRKILCFLIVVAISFYFLVVRRDTNMVLSNVQASPQNLEIWLTTVDQKNLLKKQNTSDFVKKNVNKSKYIIKIDPKKKYQTMEGFGASLTDASAYLIAKVLPENEREKVLKKLFDYKEGIGISFLRQPMGASDYATKIYSYDDMPKGESDFEMKHFSINHDKEYIIPLLKKAVQINKQLKIMATPWSPPGWMKTTDSMIGGSLWPDCYEAYANYFVKFINEYKKEGIEIYAITPQNEPLYVPPHYPGMSMSAEEQAEFIKNYLGPAFKKNNIKTKILCYDHNWDVPEYVMTVYKDKEAYKYISGSAWHCYAGSHETMTKIHNLFPDKEIWFTEASGGEWIPAFEKAFLDQMMHVIRAPRNWAETVVWWNIALDENNGPTVLPHSTCRGLVKIEQKTKKVIYNVDYYTLGHISKFVKPGAVRIDSNTYQNDLENVAFLNPDKSVVLIISNRTSENKIATVQYLNKNFNIYIPAKAAMTLCWK
- a CDS encoding ABC transporter permease, with the protein product MSSKSKSNAWKTFKQNKTLVIMSLPAIVFFFIFSYIPMPGIYIAFTDYRYDLGIFKSPFVGFENFRFLIESGDLLRLVRNTVLYNIAFILVGNIFQIFLALLLNEINNRTYRKITQSFMLLPHFISYVLVGLFVYNVMNYDYGLLNILLKKVGLNPIPTYSNPDIWPYVLVAVNLWKNAGYGSIIYFATLTSIDPEIIESAMIDGASHVQKIRYILLPLLRPTFVILLLFSLGGILRGDFGLFYNVVGATNALLYEKTDIIETFVFRSLVNDFNFSMASAVSFFQSVFGFFLVVFTNWLVKKIEPDYALF
- a CDS encoding carbohydrate ABC transporter permease, coding for MERIEKSASYKMSASDINLKILAYTVVGIFALICLIPFVVMTSSSFNLESDIIKNGYCLFPRKFSLLAYKVIFSAPDRLIGSYILTICNTLLGTTIGLFLISMTGYVLQRPDYAYRNAISFYIYFTTLFSGGLVPYYLLITRGLHLKDNYLVLLIPGLMNPWLIILMKNFMKSIPHEITESAKIDGAGDFTIFIKLILPLAKPALATVGLFLALGYWNEWFNGMLFLSTTMKYKPLQLYLYEIITKADMLRNTPASKYIPPQNLPTETAKLATAVIATGPIVLAYPFVQRYFIKGITIGAVKG
- a CDS encoding DUF3502 domain-containing protein, producing the protein MKIKKLVGIFVVLAFLTIVVLSNVNVLGSVKKPSTYVVIKYYVMGDPPQNDQVQKAQEEWNKILKQTINTGMEIKFIGWADWYTKYNLLLASGEPLDLVYTSSTWLNMWGNAQKGAFKELDDLLPKYAPKLWKQVKPEEWDQVRYKGKIIAVPENLFTHYVNNGFVYRGDWAKKFGIKLPIKDWYTFGKYLEGIKKNLPGVIPYDVTGNSSKASELFSGWVISNTDAVELPIDTGGHKLFWGKSYKDKYTLYSPVFDKTFEEYAKLMKQWASKGFWREDVLNFKGDTTQLLYEGKTGAERAHPDSFSGLRREMDKRQPGSDLQFFAFSDTRNNLVKQPITQDAIAVGRYSKYPDRALMVLEQIRTNQKVYRLLHYGREGVNYWIKDGKYYTPPNFDSNKYGFWTNAWGTRIDAFVLPSINEWEGLKEYYARYNKIAKPYPYGRLVLDLKSIQPQIAALSNVTSTLGTAISFGKVNDPVKAVEEYRAKLKRAGYDKVFKEIQRQLLEFKKLETGK
- a CDS encoding glycoside hydrolase family 30 protein, coding for MFKKIACYITAKDYNSPFQQVDNVKECEKVAKESVITIEPSSTFQEVIGFGGALTEAAAVNILSLLPHQQEEILRGYFDPKEGLGYKLCRIHMNSCDFCTGSYSCDDVEGDTDLKHFNIERDKKMVIPLLKRIKEYCKDLKILVSPWSPPAWMKTNGDMCHGGKLKDEYKKTWARFFCKFIKAYKEEGIDIWAVTVQNEPMATQVWESCIYTAEEERDFVKNYLGPTLEEEGLSDIKILIWDHNKDIIYDRVKTILSDKDAAKYVWGVAFHWYGGDHFDQLKKIKEEFPDVNLVFTEGCQEGGVKLGSWELGERYAHEIIGDFNSYTIGFMDWNIVLDTMGGPNHVGNFCDAPIIVDKDQKKIYYQNAYYYIGHFSKFIRPGSKIVKSSCSDARLEVLAAKNQDDTLAVVVFNKNPEEIEFCMVIGEKIFCGKSPARSILTIVLER